Proteins encoded in a region of the Raphanus sativus cultivar WK10039 chromosome 8, ASM80110v3, whole genome shotgun sequence genome:
- the LOC108813884 gene encoding ATP-citrate synthase alpha chain protein 1 — protein MARKKIREYDSKRLVKEHFKRLSGNELPIRSVQINQTTDLNELVEKEPWLSSEKLVVKPDMLFGKRGKSGLVALNLSFAEVATFVNERLGKEVEMSGCVGPITTFIVEPFVPHNEEFYLNVVSDRLGCSISFSECGGIEIEENWHKVKTIFLQTGASLTPEVCAPLVATLPLEIKAEIEEFIKVIFTLFQDLDFTFLEMNPFTLVCGKPYPLDMRGELDDTAAFKNFKKWGDTEYPMPFGRVMSPTESFIHGLDEKTSASLKFTVLNPKGRIWKMVAGGGASVIYADTVGDLGYASELGNYAEYSGAPKEDEVLQYARVVIDCATANPDGKSRALVIGGGIANFTDVTATFNGIIRALKEKEAKLKAAGMHIYVRRGGPNYQKGLAKMRSLGDEIGVPIEVYGPEATMTGICKEAIHYITAAA, from the exons ATGGCAAGGAAGAAGATCAGAGAATACGACTCAAAGAGACTAGTGAAGGAACATTTCAAAAGGCTTTCTGGCAATGAGCTTCCTATCAGATCCGTTCAG aTCAACCAAACGACTGATCTAAATGAGTTAGTAGAGAAAGAACCTTGGCTCTCGTCCGAGAAGCTGGTTGTGAAACCTGACATGTTGTTTGGAAAGCGTGGCAAGAGTGGTTTGGTTGCTTTAAACTTAAGTTTTGCTGAAGTTGCCACTTTTGTCAATGAGCGTTTAGGCAAAGAGGTAGAGATGAGTGGATGCGTAGGACCCATAACAACATTTATTGTCGAACCATTCGTCCCACACAATGAAGAGTTTTATCTTAACGTTGTCTCGGATCGCCTCGGCTGCAGCATAAGCTTTTCAGAGTGTGGAGGGATTGAGATCGAGGAGAACTGGCACAAG gtgaAGACAATATTTTTACAAACTGGTGCTTCACTGACACCTGAAGTATGTGCACCTCTTGTAGCAACTCTTCCACTAGAG ATCAAAGCAGAAATTGAAGAGTTTATCAAAGTCATTTTCACTCTATTCCAAG ATCTTGATTTCACTTTCTTGGAGATGAATCCTTTCACACTAGTTTGTGGAAAGCCTTATCCTCTTGATATGAGGGGTGAGCTTGACGATACTGCAGCCTTCAAGAACTTCAAGAA ATGGGGAGACACTGAGTATCCTATGCCATTTGGGAGAGTAATGAGTCCAACTGAAAGCTTCATCCATGGATTAGATGAGAAG ACAAGTGCGTCCTTGAAGTTTACAGTTCTGAATCCCAAGGGGAGGATTTGGAAAATGGTAGCTGGAGGAGGAGCAAGTGTCATCTATGCTGATACC GTTGGAGATCTTGGCTATGCATCTGAACTTGGCAACTATGCTGAATACAGTGGAGCACCCAAAGAAGATGAGGTTTTGCAGTACGCCAGAGTTGTTATTGAT TGTGCTACAGCAAACCCTGATGGGAAGAGCAGAGCTCTTGTGATTGGAGGTGGAATTGCTAACTTCACTGATGTTACTGCTACTTTCAATGGCATAATCCGCGCTCTCAAAGAGAAG GAGGCAAAGCTGAAAGCAGCAGGGATGCATATATATGTGAGGAGAGGAGGACCAAACTATCAAAAAGGACTTGCTAAAATGAGATCCCTTGGAGATGAGATCGGTGTCCCCATTGAGGTTTATGGTCCAGAAGCAACCATGACAGGTATCTGCAAGGAAGCAATCCATTACATCACAGCTGCAGCATAG